The following DNA comes from Anaerostipes rhamnosivorans.
CCATGGCAACAGCCATTGCAATCGTTTGTACGTCCATATGAATCCTCCTTCTTATAGTTTTTCTTTAATCTTTGACAGCTCTGCATGGGAGTCATCCGGCGTTGACTGTAAGATAACCTCGATCCCGGCTCCGCTGATCTGTTCCAGTTTTTCGTATTCAGACGAGCTCATATAAATACTGCTGTAAACCAGTACCTTCCCCGCATCCGTGGGAATCCCTCCCACTACCAGTTTTGGAAACGACACTCCGTCAAAAAAAGCCTGATAACAGGATTCCACATTTTTAAATAATAAAAATACGCTTCCTTTGATATTTTTCAGAAAACTTGCCGCCCGTTCTGTTTCCACTACATCTACTTTTGTACCTGCCGGCGCGGCCATCATATAAATATCCGCCATAAAATCATCCTGAGCCAGCTCTGAATCCACGATGACGATTCGTTTTGCCGGGTAAGCCTTCATCCATTTTGTCACCACCTGCCCATGTATCAGGCGATAATCAATTCTTGCGATCTGAACCTCAGCCATTTTCCTTCCTCCTTTCATTAAACAGGTCACTAATGATGACGGACCCTTTTCTTGCTGCTTCTACGCAGCGGACTGCAGTTTCCTGAAGTCCCAGTTCCTCTCGTATGTCCATAAATTCCAGTAACATCGGCAGGCTTGCTCCGGAGATTACTTTGATCTTTTTGTTTCTGGAGTATTTCAGCGCCAGATTAGCCGGTGTACCTCCCCAGATATCTGTAAAAACGATTCCTCCTTCCCCTTTATCCAGTGTTTCTAAAAGTTCTTGTAGTTTAAGTCCTGTCCTCTCAATGTTATCCCCGGGATTCAGGGACCATGAAGCGCAATCCGAAACAGGTCCGACAACCAGTGATACACTGTTCAGAAGCTCTTTCCCGAATCCCCCGTGTGCCGCTATGACCATTCCTATCATCTCAGTCCTCCTTTTGCATGTGGCTGTAATAAGTTTATATAACTCTATATAGCAAACGCTGTGCCAACTAAATAGGACATAAAAAAAGAAGCCCTGCAATTCTATGCAGGACCTCCGCTTTTTCCAGTAATCAATTCGTAAATTAATTTTAGTTCCCTCAGGTTTACTGACACATTATATTTGGATTCAATGACAGATAGGCTGTTTTTTGCACTTTTTATGAAATCCGGGTGACACTTCTCAAACACGGATTCATCTCCCTGGGGAAGTCTTCCTTTTTCCAGGATCAATCGTTCCACCATGATGCAGATATGAATATACAGCATTTTTTTCAGATCTACAGAAAATGCAGTATTACGAACCGCTTCTATCTTTTCCACCGCCTCCTCCACATCCAGGATGATTTTATCCGGATTCAGGATCGTAAGCTGTCCGATGATATTTCTCATGCTGAAGCCCTTAATGATGTTTGTCATCACCTGTCTTATCACCTTTTCCGGATACTTTTCTCTTAACCCTTCTTCTATCAGATGTTTCCCTTTCTCTGTCACAAGATCATTTAAAAGCAGCGTATGTGCATCCTGGATCTCCAACTCAATAGTGGAAATGACAAATAAGACATTATACTTGTGAAATACTCCGCACTGGGACTTTTTAGAGACCAGCTCCTGGTATTCGCAGGCAGCCACTTCCACTTCCGTCTCCCGAAAGCTCTCTCTTAACATATCCCTGATCTTGATTGCCGTTCCGATGCCTGTAATGCAGCATACTACTATAGCGTCAGCTTTTTTTCTCTGTTTGATATAAGTAAAATTGGTCACATTATTTTTGACAACCTGCTCCACGATAAAATGGATTCCTTCCCGCCTTAGGATTCTCTCCCCTGCTTCCATGGCCATCTGGGTAGTGATATTATTAATAATCCCCAGGTCACCCTCAACTTCATTTTGGATATCCTTTGCAATATCCAGCAGTGAGCCTGTATCCACAAACAGCAGGAGCCCTTTGGATGTGTCCACCCGCTTTAAGTAAGACTTGACCTTTTTTACAATCTCTTTTTTCTCTATATCGAACGGCATATCAAAAGCCTCAAAAATATACTGTCCAAACATCCGGTTTGCCATGCTGGCAATACTGGATGCAGTGGCATGTCCGTGTGCTGCTATGACCGCATTGCTCAGATCATTTTGTATATCCATCCTGCAGAAAAAATATAATGCAACAAAAATACGGATCATCTGTGGGCATGCCTCATAGTCAATGGTCTGTCTGGCCATTTCATAAAATATGGCACTCATCTTATAACATCTGTACAACTGCCTTCGGATCAGCTCTTCGGTTTTTCTAAGAGCTTCCACCTCTTCTTCCGAATAACTTAAATCTCTGCTGAACAAGAGCAGGGTTCTACTCAATACAGTCACCATAGTCCCATTATACTGCAGGCCATAGTTGTTCTGCAGGTAATACAAGATTTTTTCAATAGCCCCTTGATAGATGCCCTCTGTCATCTCATCACCGCTCAGGTCCATTACCCCTCCAGTGAAACCTTCCAGCATCTTATAGACTTTGGACCGGAAACGCTCCTGAGAAATACCATGATTCTGGAATCTTCCCAAAAGCCGCCAAACTTCACCGAAGTCTAAGCTGTTTTGAACCCTCTCTACCTTCAACCTGGCTGTCTCTTTGGGTTTCCAATCCTTGTCTATCACGACTGCTTCCGTGATGTACTGTATCTGGGACTTTCCCCGTTCAAAGCGGTAATGATCGCTCAGATCCCGGACACTTACTTTCACCATGTCTCCGTCTTCCCTGCAGAATGCGCCAACGCAGCACAGCTTTACTGCATTTTTCAGGCTTCCGATATTGCCCTTTAGATCCAGCATCAAGAGCTGGTTGATTACATTGCTGCTAACCCGGAATGTACAGTCCATCGTCTCCGCTTCCTGTGAAAACAGGCTGCAGATGATCTGAAACCGCTCCTCAATGGTTCTCTCTGAAAAAGGAGGGATCTCGATCATCACCGGGACTCTTCGTAT
Coding sequences within:
- a CDS encoding PTS sugar transporter subunit IIB, which encodes MAEVQIARIDYRLIHGQVVTKWMKAYPAKRIVIVDSELAQDDFMADIYMMAAPAGTKVDVVETERAASFLKNIKGSVFLLFKNVESCYQAFFDGVSFPKLVVGGIPTDAGKVLVYSSIYMSSSEYEKLEQISGAGIEVILQSTPDDSHAELSKIKEKL
- a CDS encoding PTS sugar transporter subunit IIA, with protein sequence MIGMVIAAHGGFGKELLNSVSLVVGPVSDCASWSLNPGDNIERTGLKLQELLETLDKGEGGIVFTDIWGGTPANLALKYSRNKKIKVISGASLPMLLEFMDIREELGLQETAVRCVEAARKGSVIISDLFNERRKENG
- a CDS encoding sigma 54-interacting transcriptional regulator, whose amino-acid sequence is MEREKKTNKERLFEQIEKKARGEKQGVDASRLAEYLGIPRNLASSLLNELAAEGRIRKIKTRPVLFYCDVLEKEERDEENPFHGFIGYDKSLKDQVDKCRLAASYPNRGMPVMILGPSGVGKSLLAEYIYRYAKYKNLIPEDAPFVVLNCADYANNKELLSSILFGYKKGAFTGASETTEGLFQKADKGYLFLDEFHRLPPEGQEKLFRYIDKGVVAKIGDSSQESKVDVRLIFATTEDISTMLDTFIRRVPVMIEIPPFSERTIEERFQIICSLFSQEAETMDCTFRVSSNVINQLLMLDLKGNIGSLKNAVKLCCVGAFCREDGDMVKVSVRDLSDHYRFERGKSQIQYITEAVVIDKDWKPKETARLKVERVQNSLDFGEVWRLLGRFQNHGISQERFRSKVYKMLEGFTGGVMDLSGDEMTEGIYQGAIEKILYYLQNNYGLQYNGTMVTVLSRTLLLFSRDLSYSEEEVEALRKTEELIRRQLYRCYKMSAIFYEMARQTIDYEACPQMIRIFVALYFFCRMDIQNDLSNAVIAAHGHATASSIASMANRMFGQYIFEAFDMPFDIEKKEIVKKVKSYLKRVDTSKGLLLFVDTGSLLDIAKDIQNEVEGDLGIINNITTQMAMEAGERILRREGIHFIVEQVVKNNVTNFTYIKQRKKADAIVVCCITGIGTAIKIRDMLRESFRETEVEVAACEYQELVSKKSQCGVFHKYNVLFVISTIELEIQDAHTLLLNDLVTEKGKHLIEEGLREKYPEKVIRQVMTNIIKGFSMRNIIGQLTILNPDKIILDVEEAVEKIEAVRNTAFSVDLKKMLYIHICIMVERLILEKGRLPQGDESVFEKCHPDFIKSAKNSLSVIESKYNVSVNLRELKLIYELITGKSGGPA